The Coffea arabica cultivar ET-39 chromosome 3c, Coffea Arabica ET-39 HiFi, whole genome shotgun sequence genome contains a region encoding:
- the LOC113736038 gene encoding chaperone protein dnaJ 20, chloroplastic-like has translation MEASLQISKISTLSGKMVQFNQKGSCKEKFLQHRTMIRCQADRTMQNGRAANFYEVLSLDCSKSVGLDEIKKAYRCKALKFHPDACPPTEKEESTRRFLELRMAYETLSDPISRELYDLELSLAEADGRTRHGMSCSMGNKVWERQIAELNERSRQKMEKRKKMGMYN, from the coding sequence ATGGAAGCATCCTTGCAAATTAGTAAGATTAGTACTCTCTCTGGAAAAATGGTTCAATTCAATCAGAAAGGAAGCTGTAAGGAGAAGTTTCTTCAGCACAGAACTATGATCAGATGTCAGGCTGATAGAACCATGCAAAATGGAAGAGCAGCCAACTTTTATGAGGTACTTTCTCTTGATTGCTCCAAATCTGTAGGTCTTGACGAAATCAAGAAAGCCTATAGATGCAAAGCGCTCAAGTTCCATCCTGATGCTTGTCCTCCAACTGAAAAAGAAGAGTCCACGAGGCGATTTCTTGAGCTGAGAATGGCATACGAGACATTATCCGATCCAATTTCGCGAGAATTGTACGATCTTGAGCTTAGTTTGGCTGAAGCGGATGGAAGAACAAGACATGGGATGAGTTGTTCCATGGGAAATAAGGTGTGGGAGAGGCAAATCGCTGAACTGAATGAGCGATCAAGGCAAAAGAtggagaagagaaagaaaatgggAATGTATAATTAA